One Cucumis sativus cultivar 9930 chromosome 1, Cucumber_9930_V3, whole genome shotgun sequence DNA segment encodes these proteins:
- the LOC101221523 gene encoding mini zinc finger protein 3 translates to MKKRLVVVRKSDGSNGRRNHHWSSSGSEVRYAECQKNHAAKLGGFAVDGCREFMARGEDGTEEALNCAACGCHRNFHRREVDAEVVFEYSPPNSN, encoded by the coding sequence ATGAAGAAAAGGCTGGTGGTGGTGAGGAAATCTGATGGCTCTAACGGGCGACGAAACCACCACTGGTCCAGTTCGGGATCGGAGGTGCGGTACGCAGAGTGCCAGAAGAATCACGCGGCGAAGCTCGGGGGGTTCGCGGTGGACGGATGCCGAGAATTCATGGCAAGAGGAGAGGATGGGACTGAGGAGGCTCTGAATTGTGCTGCTTGTGGTTGCCACAGGAATTTTCATAGAAGGGAGGTTGATGCTGAAGTTGTTTTTGAGTATTCTCCTCCAAACtccaattaa